Proteins found in one Aquipuribacter hungaricus genomic segment:
- a CDS encoding DUF3592 domain-containing protein — MRRALRADGVVVSAREGTNGGESTPWELTVAYRDATGQERQAGWRGDSGLDRTRYAPGTPVPVRYDPRDPSWVWLPGGGRVHPVLLPAALTVVGAGIVVGFLLVS, encoded by the coding sequence GTGCGCCGCGCGCTGCGGGCCGACGGCGTCGTGGTGTCCGCCCGCGAGGGGACGAACGGGGGCGAGAGCACCCCGTGGGAGCTCACCGTCGCCTACCGGGACGCCACGGGGCAGGAGCGGCAGGCGGGCTGGCGGGGGGACTCGGGCCTCGACAGGACCCGGTACGCGCCGGGGACACCGGTCCCCGTCCGGTACGACCCCCGGGACCCCTCCTGGGTGTGGCTGCCGGGCGGGGGGCGGGTGCACCCGGTGCTCCTGCCGGCAGCGCTCACCGTGGTGGGTGCCGGGATCGTCGTCGGCTTCCTGCTCGTGAGCTGA
- a CDS encoding SSI family serine proteinase inhibitor produces SGTHPQAAQACADLRAAVTAGDPFAPVAPDAMCTQQYGGDAVVEVTGAVLAADGAPVDVAAVYTLTDGCETRRFTAMGAVLAPYRGSV; encoded by the coding sequence AGCGGCACCCACCCGCAGGCCGCGCAGGCGTGCGCGGACCTGCGCGCGGCCGTCACCGCGGGCGACCCCTTCGCGCCCGTCGCGCCCGACGCCATGTGCACGCAGCAGTACGGCGGCGACGCGGTCGTCGAGGTGACCGGCGCGGTGCTGGCGGCCGACGGCGCGCCGGTCGACGTGGCCGCCGTCTACACGCTGACCGACGGCTGCGAGACCCGGCGCTTCACGGCGATGGGCGCGGTCCTCGCGCCGTACCGCGGCAGCGTCTGA